The genomic DNA TCCTTTCGGGCTCGGAGCCGCAATTTACATCTCGGAGTTCTGTGAAAAAAGGCTCAAAGAGACGCTCAAAATCATAATAGAGCTTCTGGCAGCCATACCCAGCGTGGTCTGGGGCTTTATCGGAATTACAGTCATGAGCAAGCTGATTGTAAACTTTACCAGTGCACCGGCAGGTGTGAATCTTCTCAATGGAGGGTTGATTCTTGCTCTGATGAGTGTGCCGATTATCGTCTCTATAAGTGAAGATGCGCTGAAGGCAGTGCCCGATTCCTACAGAGAAGCAGCCCTGTCGATGGGTGCCACAAAGTGGCAGATGATCTACAGAGTACTTATTCCGGCTGCAAAAAACGGACTCCTGGCGGCAGTGCTTCTGGGAATCGGAAGAGCTGTAGGCGAGACTATGGCTGTGCTTATGGCAACAGGACATGCGGTGCAGATTCCAATGAGCCTGATCGATTCGGTCAGGACACTCACGGCAAATATAGCCGCTGAACTTGGTGAAGCACCGGCGGGTTCAGATCACTACAGAGTACTTTTCCTCACAGGTGTATTGCTGTTCTGTATCACCTTCGTGGTAAATCTTACAGCAGACCTGGTAATCAGGGGTATCCACAGGAAATGAGTCAACAACAGTCAAACTCATCATCCAGGTTTACAAGAACATCATTTACAGCACGTAAAGAATGGTATGAGACTGCGGCGAAATGGGCATTTCTTATCATGGTGATGTCACTTGTCATTCCTCTCTTGATGATAGTCGGTTACCTGATTTTCAAAGCCTCACCATCGCTTAGCTGGTCATTTCTGGTGGATGTACCGATACGGGGAATGAGAGAGGGCGGAATCTGGCCGGCCTTTATAGGTACCCTTTACCTGGTGATAATTTCGCTGCTTATCTCCACCCCTGTTGGTGTGCTTGCTGCAGTGTACCTCAACGAGTACGCAAAAGACAACCTTTTCAACAGAATCATTAATATGGCGGTTATAAATCTTGCCGGTGTTCCAAGCATTGTGCACGCTCTTTTCGGGCTGGGAGCATTTGTGTATGCAGCAAGATTCGGATATTCAATAATCTCGGCGTCGTTGACACTTGCTATAATGACTCTTCCGGTGATCATAGCCAGCACCCGTGAAGCTCTGGCATCGGTACCGATGAATTTCAGGGAAGCCTGCTGGAATGTGGGAGCAACCCGATGGCAGACTATAAAGGCTGTTGTCCTCCCAAATTCAATCAGCGGTATCCTTACCGGGATAATCCTGCAGGTAAGCCGTGCAGCCGGAGAAACCGCTCCGATCATGTTTACAGGAGCAGTTTTTTTCAAGGCAGTTGAGAAAGGGAACCTGTTTCCATACCAGCTTACCGATCAGTGCATGGCTCTTTCCATGCATCTGTACACAGTTGCCACACAGGTGCCTGGTGTGAAAGAGTCGATACCGTTTGCTACAGCAGTAGTTCTCCTGGGTTCGGTGCTTCTGGTAAACGCAAGTGCTATAGCCCTGAGAGTATGGTTGAGAAACCGGAAAAAGTGGTAGGGATGGATACACAGAAGAAAATAAAAGTCGAGGACCTGCGTCTTGCTTACGGCGGCATCGAGGTAATTCACAATATCTCCTTTGAAGTCTTTCGCAATGAAATACTGGCAATAATAGGCCCCGCACAGTCCGGAAAAACATCACTCCTGCGCTGCATAAACAGAACAATCGATTTTATAAAGGATACTTCGGTCTCCGGAAAGATTTTTATGGATAACGAGGATATCATCAGGACAAAAGATGTCTTCGACCTCCGTAGAAGAATCGGCATGGTAGCACCTCTTCCTGTCGGGCTCCCGCTGACTATCTACGAAAATGTGGCTTTCGCGCCCAGATGCTCCGGGATGAAGAAAAAAAGCCAGCTTGACGAAATAGTAGAACGATGTCTGAGACAGGCTGCGCTCTGGGATGAAGTAAAAGACCGGCTCAACAGTCTTGGAACCGCATTATCGGGCGGCCAACAGCAACGTCTTACAATCGCCCGAGCCCTCTCTCATCAGCCGGAAGTCCTCTGTCTGGATGAATTTTCAATTGCCATAGATCCGGTCACCACGATGCGCATCGAAGATGTTCTGAAAGAACTCAAACGTGAAATAACTATTATCCTGGTAACAAATCTTACACACCAGGCCAGACGCCTGTCTGACAGAGCCATGTTCCTGTGGAAGGGAGATATTGTTGAGATCGACCGTTCAGAGGTAATCTTTTCCAATAAACCGGCAAAACAGGATACTTACGATTATGTAAACGGAATTTTTGGTTAACAGGCTTCAATATGAGTGAAAAAATAGAACACAGCATCCTGACAAACGATCTCAACCTCTGGTACGGAAACTTCCAGGCCTTGAAAAACATAAACCTGAAAATCAAACACGGCCTGATTACCTCACTGATCGGCCCCAGCGGATGCGGAAAGACCACACTCCTGCGATGTTTCAACAGGATAAACGAGCGTTTCAGTAATGTACGCACTACCGGGACAATCTCGATTCTGGGGAAAAACATATACGATCACGATGTATCTCTGGTTGAACTGCGAAAATCCGTGGGGATGGTCTTCCAGAGGCCAAATCCACTCCCTGTTTCAGTTTACGAGAACGTGGTTTTTGGTTTACGCACGCATACCCCGCGTTTCAGTCTCAGGAAACCTTTTCTTGACGAAGCGGTTGAGAAAGCATTAACAGAAGCAGACCTGTGGAAAGACCTTAAAGACCGCCTTAAAGCAAAGGCAACCAGTCTCCAGCTCGAACAGCAGCAGAAACTCTGCATCGCAAGGATTCTTCCTCTCAAGCCGGAGATAATTCTTATGGATGAACCCTGCTCGGCTCTTGACATTGAGGGAACAAAGGCCGTAGAGGAGCTGATGCTATCGCTCCGCGGAAACTACTCTATTATTATCGTGACACACAGCATGGCACAGGCCAGACGAATTTCCGATGAATGCATTTTCATGCTTCTGGGAGAAGTGGTGGAACACAGCCGTACTGAAGAACTGTTTATCAATCCTGCAAACCCTAAAACCGCAGAATACATCGAGGGACGTTACGGATAAGGATCTCTTTCTTTCCGCCGGATTATAGACTCTTCCTGAAATCCAGAAAATCCGGAGCGTTTTTCAACAGCCGTAAAAAGCTGTGAGGTGACTGGAAAAGCATTTTGGGATACACATTTTTACGCATAAAGGGGCGGTTGTAGAAACGGCGGTAAAATTCTCCGTAATGATACTCAAGCACACTCTTCTGCCCGATCTCATTGGGAACAAAGACAAACTGCATGCAGTCCATTTTTGACCAGTCATTCTCAAATGTACCCAGGCTTTCGATGTCTCTGGTGATCGGAGCGCCCGGAAAAGGGGTAAACGCCGTCAGGTTGGCGTCCTTCAAAGGAAGAGAAAGAGCCAGTTCCCTTGTCTTTACAATTGATTCCTCTTTCTCGCCCGGAAATCCTATCATGAAAAGGCCCTTTACCCACAAACCTGAATCATGCAGCAATTGCACGTCACGGCGGATATTCTCAATTGACAAACCATCCTTATGGGTATCCAGCAGGTTCTGGTCTCCAGACTCGATCCCCACAGATACCATCCAGCAGCCTCCCTTTTTCAGCAGCGCTATCAGCTGAGGATCGATATGCCCGATTCTAACTATACAGTTGAATGTAACCGGAATACGGCTTGAAGAGAGCCGCAGACATAATTCTTCGACTCTCTTTCTATTAAGCGTAAAGAGATCATCGTAGAAATTTATATGTCTGACACCGAAGTCCCGATAAAGCCACAATATCTGCTGGAAAGTGTATTCCGGAGAGTTCCACCAGAAACCTTTCCCGAAGACCGAGCGGTCACAATATGTGCAGGAGTAAACACATCCTCTCGATGAGATGATATTGGCACCAGGGTGCCTCGGATATCCGAAAAGAGGCATAAGGTATTTACCGGGAAAGCCGGAGAGGAGATCATAAGCCGGAAAAGGCAGCTCATCCAGAACACAGGGAGGGATGCTTTTTGTGCCGTTACGGACAGTCTGCCCGTCACGGAAATAGATTCTGTCGCAGTCGTTCGACCCATCAGCCAGCATCCTTATCGCTGTTTCACCTTCACCTGCGATAACATAATCGATAGCCGGAAAGCTCTCCAGAATCTTTTCCTTTCCCCAGGAAACATGCACACCTCCAAATACGGTCTTTATATCCGGGGAGATTTCCTTCACCTTCAGGCAAACATCGTAGGCATCCAGAAACGCGGATGTAGTAGTGGAAAACCCGATCATATCGGGTTTCAGGGAGCAGATTCGCTCAGCCCATTGCTGGTTTGTCACTCTGTTCTGCAGTGCGGCATCGAAAAGATACACCCGATGGCCGGATTTTCTCAGTACGGCGGCAATTGAAGCGAGTCCGACCGGTGGCATTACACATGCCAATGACCCGATTCTTCTGGTACCAGGCTCAAGCCGGTAACCGCGTGGATGAAAAAGTATTATCCGCACCATTACCTCTTTTCTCTATAATTACCCTGCCAGAAATTCCCATAGAGGCCCCTTTATTCCTCTCTCTCTCAACGATTCCATCACCTTCGCCTGTTCGGGGGTAATATCCTCCACAGCCCACCTGCAGCTCCTTTGATGAAATTCCGAAAGCATCCCGGCAATTCTCTCTTTTGTTAAATAAGGTGAAATATAGAAAAGCGGTTCAAGCAGATTGACTGGTTCAGAGATATATTTCTCTTTCAACGCGTGAGCATAAAGAGGAGTACCGGGATAGATACGCATTCCTGTAAAAGGAAAAATCACTGTCTTCTTTAACATTGTTGAGTTTTCAAAACTCTTCCTCAGGGTATCTTCAGTTTCTCCGGGCCCTCCGATAATGAGGAAATGCGAGTAGTGAATTTTCTCTTTCCTTGCCATCTCACTCGAGGAAAGGATATCATCGAAGGTAAAGTTTTTCCCGTAACTCTCCAGTACACTGTCACAGAAGCTGTCTGAACCAAACTCGATGTGTTTCAGCCCTGCCCTGGCCATCAGCGCCATCAGATCCTGTGTAAGATTGCAGGGCCGCAGGAAACAGCCCCACTCAAATTTCACCTTCAGTTTTAAAAACTCTTCACATATACCTGCAACATGATCATTGCTGGTGTTAAATGCCGAATCTACAATAAACAGGTATTCTGCACCTGACCTGACCGCATCTTCGGCATCTTCCGCCACCGAGCGTGCCGGCCTGAATCTGGCCCTTTTGCCTTCGATCAGAGGATATGTACAGTAGCAGCATGTAAACGGACACCCGCGCTGGGTCTGGATATTCAGCATCCCGCTTGATTTTAAATAATACCCGGCAATCTCAGGGATGCGGCATGGTATAGAGATTTCAGAAGACGGAAATGCCGCAGGAGCGTTTTTCCTGACTATGTTTCCCTGTCTGTAAATGAGCCCCGGAACCTTCTCCAGTGCAGAGAGCGATTCTCCATGCGATCCGCTCAGGACCTCTAAAAGCGTGATTATCGAGCCTTCAGCCTCACCCATCAGCCCGTAATCCGCACCTGTCATCTCAAGAAGCTCTTCCGGAAAAAGTGAAAATGCGCTTCCTCCCAGGATCAGACCCGCTCCGCTTACATCTTTCACTCTCTTGACAGTTTCACAAAGTTCAGGAACGAAAAACTGTGTTTTATCTATCCTTACATCATCGATATTCCGCAGAGATAAACCGACATAATCGGGATTGAAATCTCTTAGAACAGGTTCAAGGTCCCTGTCCTGAAACCCCATGTCTATTACTTTTACATCAAAGCCATTCTTCCTGAGTGCACCGGTTATGTGTGAGATGCCAAGCGGGAAAACAGGGTAAGGATTACGGCAGCGGTTTATACTGACTAACAATATCTTTACAGGCAAAATATTCCTTCACTCATTTCCAATGTACAGCCAGACACTTATTCTTTCCTGAAATATACTTATCGTTCAGCAGTATCCGGTGAACTTATCAACCGCTTCCGAACCGGAGTCGGTATCGGCAGGTTCAGACTCTTTCCCCAGATATTCACCAAGCTCAGTGCGAAACATTTCGCAAACCTTCTGGGCTGTAAGGTCATATCCCGCCATTTTCAGGGTTGTGCAGAATTCCTCGTGCTTTCTGCCCTGACGGTACTCAGGTTCCTTCAGAGGATGTTTAAGATAGCGGCTGAGAATTGAAAGATCAGATTCAACCATCAGACTTGCCTGATAATAATAAAGCGCAGGATTGGAGCCCAGATACAGGGAACTGCCCAGGAACTTGCGGTTGGTAATCGCCAGATCACTTGTGCCCTTATGTTCTACAGGACCGATCCCGTGTTTTTCAAGCACCGCAACTATGGCACCCTGGACTTTTGCAAACAGTTCAAGCGCTGTGTATCTGTCTCTCGGGCCTACTACAATAGTGACCACCATCCCGGGAGCAAGTACCACAGTTCCTCCCCCGCCGCGCCTTTCCAGAACAGGAACATTGTCCTCCTTGCACCTGTCGAGATAAATCTCTTCTGATGGTTTTCCGGAGGGGCCGTGTACTACTTCAACTACGGGTTGTTCATAGACAAAAACAAATGGTTTGGGCTGTAATGCCCCTAATATAAACAAACCATCATTCTTCTTAGGGTCACCGGGAAATAAAGGTGCTATCATCCGTTCACCTTCTTCTGCATTTTGCTGTAAATACTCGTAATAAACAGGGAAAGATAGGAAGCAAAAGGAAAAATCTTTTTAAGCAAGGGTGTCCTGATGTGAATTGCCCTTGAGGGACACATCTCATGACAGCAGAAACATCGTATACATTGCCTGTAATCAAAAGTTGGAACTTTCCCTTTCCCCCTGACCGCGACCGCTTTGGGATTAACCGGGCAAACCTGCTCACAACGACGGCATCCGGTACAGCTTTTACTGTCTATCACCGGACGTGGAGAGAAATGTCTTTTAAGTTCCCTGAGGAGTCTGGTTTTAGGGACTATCACAGGAGCACTTCTTACCACACGAAATGATTTATCTATGAAAGATTCTATTGGATCGCCGATAAGCTCGATCTGGTCATCGAGTGTATGACCGAGACCACACTGTGCTCCGATTTTAAGCGGAGGTGCAAACGATGGATCCAGATCGATTATCCTGCAGGCGACAGAGTCAATAGCAACAGGATCGGTGGAAAGCAGGATTGCCCCGATCTTTTTGGGGTCACCGCTTTGAGGTCCGTTTCCCTCCATGGCGTAAACCGCATCCATAACATACAGGCGCGCCTTCACAAAACTGGTAATATCGACCAGAAGCTGTGAGAATTCATATATTTCGGGAAACCTGGCATGGTACTCTCCTTTTGTCATCCCCGGTACACATCCATACTGATTTTTCACAGCACCCGTCATTCTGGTAAGACCATGAGTCTTGAGCTTCGGTAAACTTACCACTCCGTCACTGCTCAGAACCGCTTCTGCGATGTAGAGAATCTTGCTGCTTATACCTTCAGGAAAAGACACTATACTGCCACGGTCAAACTCCCCCTGAGCAATACCAAGCTCCTCGGCAATCTGGTGAAAACCTGCCTTTTTCAGAGCACCTATGGCAGGCTGTATCCCTCCCGGTGAATCACCGTAAAAAAGCCTTGCTCCGGATTCTCTTAACAGGAGTGCGACAGCTTTGAACACAGAGGGGTGAGTAACCACACATTGACTGGGGTCTGTTCCCCATAACACATT from Fibrobacter sp. includes the following:
- a CDS encoding DUF362 domain-containing protein, with the translated sequence MKSKVVIVKCDSYDQEEVNSAIKRGIEYLGGADCFARQNERILLKPNVLWGTDPSQCVVTHPSVFKAVALLLRESGARLFYGDSPGGIQPAIGALKKAGFHQIAEELGIAQGEFDRGSIVSFPEGISSKILYIAEAVLSSDGVVSLPKLKTHGLTRMTGAVKNQYGCVPGMTKGEYHARFPEIYEFSQLLVDITSFVKARLYVMDAVYAMEGNGPQSGDPKKIGAILLSTDPVAIDSVACRIIDLDPSFAPPLKIGAQCGLGHTLDDQIELIGDPIESFIDKSFRVVRSAPVIVPKTRLLRELKRHFSPRPVIDSKSCTGCRRCEQVCPVNPKAVAVRGKGKVPTFDYRQCIRCFCCHEMCPSRAIHIRTPLLKKIFPFASYLSLFITSIYSKMQKKVNG
- the pstC gene encoding phosphate ABC transporter permease subunit PstC, with the translated sequence MTENQDSVLAAEFPLLSDQKALSLPKRPLWVVTAERAFEWIIRLSGVSAILFVLAIFFFVFKEAIPVLFSENFSIVQFLSSTKWYPTSAVNVRYGTFSLIIGSFSVTLFAMLIAVPFGLGAAIYISEFCEKRLKETLKIIIELLAAIPSVVWGFIGITVMSKLIVNFTSAPAGVNLLNGGLILALMSVPIIVSISEDALKAVPDSYREAALSMGATKWQMIYRVLIPAAKNGLLAAVLLGIGRAVGETMAVLMATGHAVQIPMSLIDSVRTLTANIAAELGEAPAGSDHYRVLFLTGVLLFCITFVVNLTADLVIRGIHRK
- a CDS encoding B12-binding domain-containing radical SAM protein — its product is MVRIILFHPRGYRLEPGTRRIGSLACVMPPVGLASIAAVLRKSGHRVYLFDAALQNRVTNQQWAERICSLKPDMIGFSTTTSAFLDAYDVCLKVKEISPDIKTVFGGVHVSWGKEKILESFPAIDYVIAGEGETAIRMLADGSNDCDRIYFRDGQTVRNGTKSIPPCVLDELPFPAYDLLSGFPGKYLMPLFGYPRHPGANIISSRGCVYSCTYCDRSVFGKGFWWNSPEYTFQQILWLYRDFGVRHINFYDDLFTLNRKRVEELCLRLSSSRIPVTFNCIVRIGHIDPQLIALLKKGGCWMVSVGIESGDQNLLDTHKDGLSIENIRRDVQLLHDSGLWVKGLFMIGFPGEKEESIVKTRELALSLPLKDANLTAFTPFPGAPITRDIESLGTFENDWSKMDCMQFVFVPNEIGQKSVLEYHYGEFYRRFYNRPFMRKNVYPKMLFQSPHSFLRLLKNAPDFLDFRKSL
- a CDS encoding phosphate ABC transporter ATP-binding protein — translated: MEHSILTNDLNLWYGNFQALKNINLKIKHGLITSLIGPSGCGKTTLLRCFNRINERFSNVRTTGTISILGKNIYDHDVSLVELRKSVGMVFQRPNPLPVSVYENVVFGLRTHTPRFSLRKPFLDEAVEKALTEADLWKDLKDRLKAKATSLQLEQQQKLCIARILPLKPEIILMDEPCSALDIEGTKAVEELMLSLRGNYSIIIVTHSMAQARRISDECIFMLLGEVVEHSRTEELFINPANPKTAEYIEGRYG
- a CDS encoding radical SAM protein produces the protein MPVKILLVSINRCRNPYPVFPLGISHITGALRKNGFDVKVIDMGFQDRDLEPVLRDFNPDYVGLSLRNIDDVRIDKTQFFVPELCETVKRVKDVSGAGLILGGSAFSLFPEELLEMTGADYGLMGEAEGSIITLLEVLSGSHGESLSALEKVPGLIYRQGNIVRKNAPAAFPSSEISIPCRIPEIAGYYLKSSGMLNIQTQRGCPFTCCYCTYPLIEGKRARFRPARSVAEDAEDAVRSGAEYLFIVDSAFNTSNDHVAGICEEFLKLKVKFEWGCFLRPCNLTQDLMALMARAGLKHIEFGSDSFCDSVLESYGKNFTFDDILSSSEMARKEKIHYSHFLIIGGPGETEDTLRKSFENSTMLKKTVIFPFTGMRIYPGTPLYAHALKEKYISEPVNLLEPLFYISPYLTKERIAGMLSEFHQRSCRWAVEDITPEQAKVMESLRERGIKGPLWEFLAG
- a CDS encoding phosphate ABC transporter ATP-binding protein, encoding MDTQKKIKVEDLRLAYGGIEVIHNISFEVFRNEILAIIGPAQSGKTSLLRCINRTIDFIKDTSVSGKIFMDNEDIIRTKDVFDLRRRIGMVAPLPVGLPLTIYENVAFAPRCSGMKKKSQLDEIVERCLRQAALWDEVKDRLNSLGTALSGGQQQRLTIARALSHQPEVLCLDEFSIAIDPVTTMRIEDVLKELKREITIILVTNLTHQARRLSDRAMFLWKGDIVEIDRSEVIFSNKPAKQDTYDYVNGIFG
- the pstA gene encoding phosphate ABC transporter permease PstA, whose protein sequence is MSQQQSNSSSRFTRTSFTARKEWYETAAKWAFLIMVMSLVIPLLMIVGYLIFKASPSLSWSFLVDVPIRGMREGGIWPAFIGTLYLVIISLLISTPVGVLAAVYLNEYAKDNLFNRIINMAVINLAGVPSIVHALFGLGAFVYAARFGYSIISASLTLAIMTLPVIIASTREALASVPMNFREACWNVGATRWQTIKAVVLPNSISGILTGIILQVSRAAGETAPIMFTGAVFFKAVEKGNLFPYQLTDQCMALSMHLYTVATQVPGVKESIPFATAVVLLGSVLLVNASAIALRVWLRNRKKW